The DNA sequence caagcaattacattcatttagatagattgcaagTACGTAGGTTGCATTTAGAtattttgcattgaataaatgttaataccctttgtctctttcttgagtttagcatgaggacatgcttactttaagtgtggggaggtttgataaaccccaattttgtgatttgtCTTGTGCTTAATCTGGGGGATTTTaacaacttttctcacatttattcaatgaaatagcatggttttgtaattctctctaaatttgtgcttaagtgtgacaacatgctttttaagccttaaaatagctaaatttaattcaccttaattccattcgatgccttgatatgtttgttaactgatttaagattcataaggcaagtattggatggaagaagtgaagaaaagcaagcaaagtggagaattcaggAAGATATGAGCATTTGGAGAAAAATTGTAGGCCACACGCACAcgtcacccacacgtacgcgtgagaaggACAATTGCaatgtcacgcgcacgcgtcatccatgcgtacgcataacGTGGAAATTCGCCAGCGACGTGCACACATCATCCACGCGCACACGTCACGAGTGACACATGACTCACTTAAAGCGAATTCGCTGGGGGTAATTTCTTATCtgccaggcccaaatccaactcatttctgaggctatttgatacagaattcaagattggacaaagggggagcacttagaTTAGGTTAGGAAgcatgtaggttagttttctagagagagaagctcctttttctctctagaattaggtttctTAGGTTAATTTTCCTCTTTGATCTAGGTTCAATTTCttgttttcctttcaatttcttgttattacatctttgctctcttagttttcttgttacttttccttttgtgtTCATGCACTTTTGTTAGATTtggatttccttttaatgcaatttaatgtttgatgtgcttttattgttgatttgagttgttattgttattttcttgcaattggttgttatagaatttatttttccttgcaatttattatgcttcccttttatgccttccaagtgtttgacaaaatctttggttggatgttagagtagattttttatcattcttagcttggaaagagaaattaggtgctcttgagtcattaatacccaacgtatgttggtgatctagagttgttagttaatattgtttccattgactctaatctcttgctaatttaattagtaagttgattaggacttttgggttgagattaactagtcttatttgactttcttcctATGTTGGACATGATATTGTACTTTCTCCCGATGTTGaagatgacgaaataggataaattcttgttaatcattgtatgataattaatgactaggatagaaagcctatattctcaatccttgccatgaatgtctccctttattacttgcttcctttagttgttgctttattttttgccatttattttcttgcctttTTTTACCAACCCAaccccttggataccataacTAGTAAtatgcatacctcactgcaattccttgagaagatgacccgggactaatactctcggttacttttattgggttggacttgtgacaaccaaaaattaaactttgatttgaggatCAATTATGGTTTGGGCTATGCTCACAAcgaatttattttgttaaattttgagcCGGTATAAATCTTCACATTACACTGTTGGGAACGTTACAGCCACTTGAGATTCTTCAGTGGAAATGGGAAAGAATTGCAATGGACTTTATGACCGATTTACCGAGGACTAGGTCAGGATTTGATGCagtttgggtgatcgtggatcgcCTAACCAAATCTGCTCTTTTTTTACCTATTCGAGTAAACTGTTCAATGGAGGAGTTGGCGAGGTTGTACATCAAAGATATCTTAAGGTTGTACAGTGTGCCATCGAGCATAGTATCGgaccgtgatccccgattcacatcaaggttttggggagctttccaaagagcTTTTGATACGAGGCTATGTCTCAGCACTGCATATCATCCACAAATGGATGGACAGTCGGAAAGGACTATTCAAATGTTGGAAGATATGCTAAGGGCGTGTGTTTTTGGATCAGCCTGGAAGTTGGGACCATTACATGCCtttggtggagtttgcatacaacaataactttcatgcgagcattgggatggTTCCATATGAGGCTTTTTATGGACAGAAGTGCCAATCTCTACTTTTTTGGTATGAGAGTGGTAAAGCAAGTGTTTTAGGTCCTGATTTGGTAGCAGAGACTACTGAAAAGATTAAGAAGATTTGAGCTTGAATTCTAACTTCACAGAGCTGACAGAAGAGTTATATGGATCAGAGAAGGAAACCGTTGGAATTTGAAGTGGGAGAGCATATATTTCTGAGGGTTACACCGACAACTGGTATTGGAAGAGTGATAAAAACCAAGAAGCTGAATCCAAGGTTTATaggaccgtttgagattctgaGGCGATTCGGGCCGGTAGCATATCAAGTAGCTTTGCCGCCTCACTTGTCTAACTTGTATGACATATTCCATGTGTCACAACTCCGTAAGTACACGTCAGATGCGGCTCATGTGTTAGAGCTCGAGTCGGTCGAGTTGAGGGAGTACTTGACATTTCAAGTAACACCGGTGCAGATTGATGACACTAGCGTGAAGAAACTGCGAGGAAAGGAAGCTCAACTGGTTAAGGTTGCTTGGAAGAGATCAAGAGTGGAAGAACATACTTGGGAATTAGAGTCTGAGATGCAGAAGGATTATCCCGAGCTATTCTCAGGTGATTACtaaattttggggacaaaatttcttatttagtggggagaatgtaagaaccgtaaTTAATAAAccgcttaattaattaaattaattgcccaaaataggatccaaaaatttagaatgtgaattagaggatttaaatatgatatttggactcagtacatttttctgagttggaaattgtaattttctgcgaaaaatagcataaaaactCGAATTGTCAAATAAACCGGCCGAACCGGTttaagtctgtccggtactgtgcaagaataattaaaaacagtagaaaacctcaggaaaatattagaaattgaaaatcgggcattaattttaaaggtttggcccaaagttgggccaaacgggccaaaaacgctaacggattggaccgggcccaagttgggcccaaggctAACATATAAAGCCTTCTTTAATGAGCCATCAACTCATTCACCACACTCATAAACACAACAACATAGCTGCAAGTGAGAGGAGAGTGAGGGTTTCCTTTCTCACTATTCATCATCAACTTCTCaagctcataacttgagctacagagctccgatcgccacaccATTTGCGGCCATGCAATAAccacgaagagctctacaaaatccaccTAAGAAACTATTAAGGAAATCATGAATCCTTTCTCAGTCTTtcgttcaaaatttttaaaatctagtgtttggggtttttgagattttggtGTTTTGATGTCTTTACGATCAATCTAGCTTGAGGAATCTATTGGGTTTTACTTCCAAAATTGTTGGGTAAGGTGAGTTGTTCTTAACCCTTGTGAAATTGTGATTATGATGAACTCTAGGTTAATTAGTTATGAATTACGTCTATATATAGCTTGAAGTTGTGATTATTGGCATTTACTTGGAGCTTTGGAGTTGAATTGGTGGCTTGGTTGTGTTTGGAAGCTTGATTGCACTCAAGTTGGGTTTTAGTACATATTGGGAATCGACCAAGGATAGGATTGGATTAAATTGGTTGTTGGAATtgttgtatgatgatgaatgatgatttgataatttgagttattttgatgaattatgatgttgaTATTGATAATATGGCGTTGAAGATTTAGATTGAGATTGATCATGATTGTTGGTGATATAATGATGATGTGTGATTGTGTTGGGTGAAAAATGTTTTAGtgtaaaataattgataaattgAGGTTGAGGAATGTATAATGTGAATGGAAATTGGTGTAAATGGTGATTTGTGGCATAAGAGGTAAGTTATGAGGTATATTGGAGTTTGGAGTggttttggtttgattttggttgGAAATGTTGGTAAGTTCAGAATTTAGGGAACTttggtaaaaataaatttttagtgaagTTTGACGgttcatatcttgagctacagttttGAAATTGAATGCATTTTATACcaaatgaaagataatttaaaaatctttaaaatggtataaattttgtgaaaatctaaattttgtagagaaagatatgatcgttgCAAGTTGGTGTCTGAAATTTGAATTCTGTGaatgttgcagaatttgtgatttctggtttgtgtgcgcacgcacaaccctgtgcgtacgcacaccccgtGTATTTTTGAAAACATGCGCACGGACACATAGGGATATCGCTGCTGTTGGGAGTGCTAGCACGCTCTGTGTCTACACACAACCAATGAAGTTTTGCAATGCCcagccttgtgcgcatgcacacgttggaaggtgcattctgttgagggcATTCACACACATTGTGCGAATGAGCATAATTGGAAATTTttactcctgtgcgtacgcacacctctatgcataTGCACACTTCTTGAAAATTCTCCTGCGCATGCGTACGCATACCCTATGTGTATGCacactgccctgtttttcaataaaaaccttgtttttaattgtttcaccttcccaacaagcttttAAACTTCCGTGACACTTATCTAAGATGCTTTGGCTTGTTTTTGGATGTCAAAACATAGAGAAAGTCCTAGGTGAATCTAATTAGGTAATTCTGGTAAAAAGTTAGATAATGGAGGCTAAGGTTTCTGGAGTACTGAAGTTGGTTTTGGTTGGGTGAGAAGGCGGCGTATGGTATTAGTGATGATTAATAATGAAAGGTGAAAGTGGTGAACTAAAGAGTTTTGAATAAATTGTGAAAGTGCTGAATTACTGAGTactgaataaaaaaaatgatttttctggAAAACACTGAATCACTGTTTTATACTGAGTATTATGAGatgctatgcgcctggcagggacggcggttaatcccgcctgtcgaggccGTGGCGGTGGCGTAAGAATGGTGGTTAATtctgcttacgttgagatgtgaggtccgtgacaagagtatcccgcttgcatcccttcggatcaatagagtgtgcaggcactatatcccaaacCGTGTTTCGGGCacgatatctcgggggttcccagtATAATACccaagggcgacatctccatggaggtatgttgggttggcagttgaaccgataacgtgatatcacagccaataggacaggcattcatcatgtacatcttttatctgtttgcttgctttgccgactcgtattgcttgcttaattgtataacatgcctaattatttatttgaattacTTGACATATATgcttatacttgtgttttacttgcattgtattaaTTGTGCATTCTACTGGGAATGAGGAGGTTCGGAaagtggtggcgatgggatcgcatggaggatatgTTGGTGAAGGCTATGGGACAGCAGAGAGTTGTTAGATTAGAAATCCACTAAGTTAGAACACCTCTTTAATATTATGGTATCAAGTTATGTTTTAAtgttttagttatgctttaagatgaatcttgtgattgataggaagttctaggattgtctctggTGTCCcgaagtcttatatcttacatcactggccaccgttaccatactgagaacctcaggttctcataccatattctgttgttgtttttcatatgcaggtcgcaacccacctcggtgagttgctttggtggtgacagagcggaggat is a window from the Arachis hypogaea cultivar Tifrunner chromosome 17, arahy.Tifrunner.gnm2.J5K5, whole genome shotgun sequence genome containing:
- the LOC112763488 gene encoding uncharacterized protein, whose amino-acid sequence is MDQRRKPLEFEVGEHIFLRVTPTTGIGRVIKTKKLNPRFIGPFEILRRFGPVAYQVALPPHLSNLYDIFHVSQLRKYTSDAAHVLELESVELREYLTFQVTPVQIDDTSVKKLRGKEAQLVKVAWKRSRVEEHTWELESEMQKDYPELFSGTAVNPACRGRGGGVRMVVNSAYVEM